From the Halobacteriovorax sp. GB3 genome, the window CAACTGCTGCTGGCGCCATTGATGCTGAGAACATGAATGAGCGTGCGTTATATTTAACATACTCCATCGCTTCGTCTGAACCAGAAACAACTCCACCAATTGAAGCAAATGATTTAGAGAATGTACCCATGTTGAAGTCAACTTTGTCAGTTACTCCAAAGTGATCCATTGTCCCACGTCCACGATCACCCATGACACCGATACCATGTGCATCATCAACATAAACATAAGCACCATACTTTTCAGCTAGTGCACACATCTCATCAAGTTTAGCGATATCACCTGTCATTGAGAAAACGCCATCGGCAACAATGATAACTTTTTGAAAGCGGTTAACATTTGAAGCGAGTTGTTCTTCAAGGTCTTCCATATTGTTGTGCTTGTATTTGAACGTAGCACCTAGAGCGAGTCTAGAGGCATCAATAATAGAAGCATGGTTCTCTGAATCAAAGAGCATGCAATCTCTTGGCCCACAAATTGCCGAAAGGGCACCAAGGTTTGTCTGCATACCTGTAGAGAAAACGAGGGCCTTCTCATGTCCTAGATACTTTGCGAGCTTCTCTTCAAGTTCCTCGTGAATGTTGAGGTTTCCATTTAGAAAACGTGAACCAGTACAACCTGTTCCATACTTTTCAATGGCCTTGATTGCTTGCTCTTTAACATGTGGGTGGTGAGTTAGACCGAGGTAGTTATTTGATCCGATCATAATCTGATCTTTACCATCAATCTGAACAATCGTTCCCTCTGAGTCTTCAATCGAACGAAAGAAAGGATAGAGGTTATTGTCTTTAAGCATTTGGGCTTTTTCAACGGTACGTGTTCCCA encodes:
- the spt gene encoding serine palmitoyltransferase, with amino-acid sequence MTRPFVGVGTRTVEKAQMLKDNNLYPFFRSIEDSEGTIVQIDGKDQIMIGSNNYLGLTHHPHVKEQAIKAIEKYGTGCTGSRFLNGNLNIHEELEEKLAKYLGHEKALVFSTGMQTNLGALSAICGPRDCMLFDSENHASIIDASRLALGATFKYKHNNMEDLEEQLASNVNRFQKVIIVADGVFSMTGDIAKLDEMCALAEKYGAYVYVDDAHGIGVMGDRGRGTMDHFGVTDKVDFNMGTFSKSFASIGGVVSGSDEAMEYVKYNARSFMFSASMAPAAVATVSACLDVILSDDTIHTKLWKNVEFMRKGFKEIGFYTYDSHTPIIPVFIGDDLKSMQVTRFLADNGIFATPVIPPAVPKGEALIRTSYMATHNEEELSKVLEVFAVAKKEFEIPSCMQ